The Microbulbifer sp. TB1203 nucleotide sequence GCCATCATAGCCGCGGAACACCAGCGAGAAGAGCGAGGCGCCGATCAGGATAGCGAACACCATCGCGGTCACCTGCAGGGTGCTGCGTCCCACCTCCCCGGCCCGCTGCCACTTGAGCGCGCCGCGGCTGTAGGCCAGCAGCCCCGATCCCAGGGCGCCCACTGCGGCGGCTTCGGTGGGGGTGGCGATGCCGGTGATGATCGAACCCAGCACCAACAGCATCAACGCAATGGGAGGCAGCAGGCTCATCAGGATCTGCGAGAGGTTCACCTCGCCATCGTCGCCGGTATCCGCAGGCTGGTGGCGGGCCACAAACAGCAGGTAGATGATATAGGCCGCCACCAGCAGCAGCCCGGGAATGATCGCCCCCACGAACAGGTCGCCCACGCTCACCGGCTGCGGGTTGAAAATGCCCGCGGACAGCTGCGCCCGCTGGTAGGCATTGGACAGTGTGTCCCCCAGCAGCACCAGGGCGATGGACGGCGGGATGATCTGGCCCAGGGTGCCGGTGGCACAGATGGTGCCGCTGGCCAGGGTCGGCGAGTAGCCGCGTTTGAGCATGGTGGGCAGGGACATCAGCCCCATGGTCACCACCGTGGCGCCGACGATGCCGGTGCTGGCGGCCAGCAGCGCGCCCACCACCACCACCGAGACCGCCATGCCCGCGGGCACCCGGGAAAACACCCGGGCCAGATTCACCAGCAGCTCCTCGGCGATCCGCGCCCGCTCCAGCATCACGCCCATCAATACGAACAGCGGCACTGCCATCAGGGTGCCGTTCTGCATGATGCCGTAGAGGCGGTCGGGGAAGGCGCGCAGCAGCTCCGGGTCGAATACGCCAGAGACAATACCCAGGCCCGCCGCCAGCAGCGCGGTGCCGCCCAGGGTAAAGGCCACCGGGTAACCGAACATCAGCAGCCCGCACACGGCGAGGAACATCAGCAGGGGAACCAGCTCGATCACACGCCTATCTCCTCTGCCGCGGAGGGTGCAGCCGCCGGTGCCCGGGGAGTCGGCGTCGCTTCCACCTCCATCAGCTGCGCCAGCGCCCGGGCCAGTTCCGCGAGCCCCTGCAGCGCCAGTGTTGCCGCCGCCAGCGGGATCAGGCTCTTGAGCAGGAATACCCCGGGCAGGCCGCCGGCGCTGGAGCTGGTTTCGCGTACCGCCCAGCTGGCGGCGGCGAAATGCCAGCTGCCGATGGCGATAAAGGCGCACAGTGGCAGCAGGAATACCAGGGTCCCCACCGCATCCACCCAGGCCCGGCGACGCGGACTCATGCGGCGGTAGAAGACATCCACCCGCACGTGGGCGCCCGTGTAGAGGGCGTATGCCAGGCCGAGCATAAAGACGGCGCCGTGCAGGTAGACCACCGAGTCCTGCAGGGCCACTGAACCGCCGTTGAAGCCGTAACGCAGCAGTACCACCGCACTCTGCAGCAGTACCATCGCCAGGGTGAACCAGCCGAGCAGGCCGCCGGTGGCGCGCGCCAGGTGGTCCAGGCCGCGGGCACCGCGAAGCAACGGGGACATGGGAGAATTTCTCATCGCATCTTATTGTTCTGTCGAGGGCTCAAGCCTACCGTGTAGACGCTATTGGCGCCAGGGATAGGGGTAGAGAGGGTCTGTAACCATTTTGTCATTTTTCATTCATAGAATCGTCACCCGAAATTCATAGCATCGCCGCGTGAAACAAAACCGAGAACACTGGAGTTCCCTATGAACAAGCGTCCCGCGAGTAAGAAATTAGTGGCCTCGGCCCTGGCGGCCCTGACGATTGCCGCCTCCCAGGCGGCCCTGGCGGCCCGCGATCATATCAGCATCGTCGGCTCTTCCACTGTATATCCTTTTACCACCACCGTGGCCGAGCGCTTCAGCCGCGCCACCCAGTTCAAGACCCCGGTGGTGGAATCCACCGGCACCGGTGGCGGCATGAAGCTGTTCTGCCAGGGCGTGGGTGAGAACACCGCGGATATCACCGGCGCCTCCCGCCGCATCAAGCAGTCCGAGCTGGACATGTGCAACGAAAACGGCGTGGACGTGGTGGAGGTGCAGATCGGCTACGACGGCATCGTGCTGGCCAATGCCAAGAGCGCCGAGCCCTTCGAGCTGAGCCGCCGCGACATCTTCCTGGCCCTGGCCAAGGATGTGCCCAACCCAGACGGCTCCGAGACCCTGGTGCCCAACCCCTACAAAACCTGGAAAGACGTGAACCCCGCCCTGCCCGCGCACAAGATCGAAGTGCTGGGCCCGCCCCCCACTTCCGGTACCCGAGACGCCTTCGCCGAGCTGGCGATGGAAGGTGGCTGCAAGTCCTTCGACTGGATCGCCGCCAAGAAGAAAGAAGACAAGAATGCCTACAAGGCCATCTGCCACAACGTGCGCGAAGACGGCGCCTACGTGGAGGCCGGCGAGAACGACAACCTGATCGTGAACAAGCTGGTGGCCAACCCCAACGCCCTGGGTATCTTCGGCTTCAGTTTCCTCGACCAGAATGCCGACAAGGTGCAGGGTTCCCTGATCGAGGGTCGGGAGCCGACCTTCGAATCCATCGCCGACCAGAGTTACCCGGTCTCCCGCCCGCTGTTCATCTATGCGAAGAAAGCGCACGTGAACGTGGTACCGGGAGTCAAGCAGTTCCTGGCCGAGTTCACCAGCGAGCGCGCCTGGGGCGACGACGGCTACCTGGCCGACAAGGGCATGATCCCGCTGCCGGCGGCCAAGCGCCAGCAGGTAGTGGCGGACGTGCGCAAGCTGAACGCGCTGACCAACCTCGCTGCAAAGAACTGAATTCCTGTTTCCAATCCGGTAAACGGAATTGCCAGCCAGGCCCCAGGGCCTGGCTTTTCATTCGGGCTATCCATGGCCCTCACCCTATGGGCAGCCTTCGGCTGTGCAAAACGGCAGTCCTGCCGTTTTGTTCTTTGTGACGGCGCCATGCAATCGTAGTAAAAAGCCCGGATAATGCCGGCAAAGAATTGAAAGCACGGTAAATCGATGCAAACCCCCACCCTGTTCGCCCTGTTGTTACTGCTGGTCCTGGTGGCCTACGGTACCGGTTTCAGCCGCGCGCTGGCGGCCGCGCGCAGCAGAGGCGGCGTGCGCAACCTGGCTTCGCTGCCGAGTTATTACGGCCTGCACACCGCGCTCTGGTGCGGCCTGCCGGCACTGTTGTTGTTGGGCGCCTGGCTGGCCTTCGACAACGCGATCATCCGCGCGATGGTGATGAACAGTATTCCCGACAGGCCGGAGACCGCCGCCGGGCAGAACCTGCTCTACGCGCAGATCCAGAACCTCGCCGCCGGCAATCTGTTCGGCGAGGCCACGCCGGAACTGCAGGCGGCGGGGGATCGCCTGAACAGTTTGCGCAGCGGCGCGAGCATGCTGCAGGCGGCGCTGACCCTGATACTGGCGCTGGGCCTGGGGGCCTTCGCCCTGCTGCGTTTTTCCCCCGAACTGCGCGCGCGGGAAAAAGTGGAAAAGGTATTGCGCGCAGTACTGCTCGCCTGCGCCTGTGCCGCCATCTTCACCACCGTGGGCATTCTGCTCTCGGTGCTGTTCGAATCCCTGCGTTTCTTCCAGTCGGTGCCGGTCACCGAATTCCTGTTCGGTCTGCACTGGAGCCCGCAGATGGCCCTGCGCGCCGACCAGGTGGGCTCCAGCGGCGCTTTCGGCGCTGTGCCGCTGTTTACCGGTACCCTGATGGTCTCCGCCATCGCCATGTTTGTGGCGGTGCCGGTGGGCCTGATGTCCGCCATCTATCTCGCCGAGTACGCCAGCAAGCGGGTGCGCGCCCTGGCCAAGCCGCTGCTGGAAATCCTCGCCGGCGTGCCCACGGTGGTGTACGGCTTCTTCGCCGCGCTCACGGTCGCGCCTTTTATTCGCGACCTGGCCACCTCCGTCGGCCTGCAGGCCTCCAGCGAGAGTGCGCTGGCCGCCGGGCTGGTGATGGGCATCATGATTATTCCGTTCGTTTCCTCGCTGTCCGACGACGTGATCAATGCCGTGCCCCAGTCCCTGCGCGACGGCGCCCTGGGCCTGGGCTCCACCCGCTCGGAAACGGTGCGCAAGGTGGTGATTCCCGCGGCGCTGCCGGGCATCGTCGGCGGCGTGCTGCTGGCGGTGTCCCGCGCGATCGGCGAGACCATGATCGTGGTGATGGCTGCGGGTCTGGCCGCCAACCTCACCGCCAATCCGCTGGAGTCGGTGACCACGGTGACGGTGCAGATCGTCACCCTGCTGGTGGGGGACCAGGAGTTCGACAGCCCGAAAACTCTGGCCGCCTTCGCTCTGGGCCTGATGCTGTTTTTGTCCACCCTGGTACTGAACTTCATCGCCCTGCACGTCGTGAGAAAATATCGGGAACAGTATGACTGATCTGACTCAAGCACAGGTGCGCGAGCGCATCGAGCGGCGCCTCGCCAGCCGCCACCGCAAGGAAAAACTCTTCCGCGGCCTGGGCATCGCCAGCATCGCCTTCGGGGTGCTCGCGGTGGTGGTGCTGTTTACCGATATTATTTCCAAGGGCAGCGGCGCTTTCGTGCAGAGCGCCATCGAGCTGCGCGTGCACTACGACGAGCAGGTGCTGGGCATCGACAAGGTGGACGACGAAAGCCTGGCCTGGGCCAACTTCGACGGCGTGATTCGCCAGGCGTTGCTGCAGCGTTTTCCCGAGGTGAGCGGGCGCAAGGAAAAACGCGAGCTCTACTCGTTGGTCTCCACCGGCGCACCCTTTACCCTGCGCGACCGCCTCAAGGCCGACCCCGAATTGCTGGGGCAGAGCGAAACCCTGTGGCTGGCCGCCGACGACGACGTGGATACCTTCGTCAAGAGCCTGGACGATTCCAAAAATGGCTTCCGTGGCCGCACCTCGGACCAGAAGGCCGGTTGGATCCAGCAGTTGATGGAAAGCGGCGAGCTGAAGAAACGCTTCAACACCACCTTCTTTACCAACGGCGATTCCCGCGAGCCGGAACAGGCGGGCATTCGCGCGGCGCTGGTGGGCTCCCTGCTCACCATGCTGGTGACATTACTGTTGTCCTTTCCCATCGGCGTGTCCGCGGCGATTTACCTGGAGGAGTACGCGCCGAAAAACCGCTGGACCGACCTGATCGAGGTGAATATCAACAACCTCGCCGCGGTGCCGTCCATCGTCTTCGGCCTGCTGGGCCTGGCGATCTTTATCAACTTTTTCGAGCTGCCGCGTTCCGCGCCGTTGGTCGGTGGTCTGGTGCTGACGCTGATGACCCTGCCGACGATCATTATCACCAGCCGCGCCTCGCTCAAATCGGTGCCGCCGTCGATCCGCGAGGCGGCCATGGGCATGGGTGCGTCGCGCATGCAGGTGGTGTTTCACCATGTGCTGCCGCTGGCGCTGCCCGGCATGCTCACCGGCGCGATTATCGGCATGGCCCAGGCTCTCGGCGAGACGGCGCCGCTGCTGATGATCGGCATGGTGGCGTTTATCGTCGACGTGCCCGGCGGCATTACCGATCCGGCCACGGTACTGCCGGTACAGATCTACCTCTGGGCGGACAGCCCCGAGCGTGCCTTTGTCGAGCGCACCTCCGCGGCCATCATGGTATTGCTCGCCGTGCTGATCGCAATGAACACCAGCGCGGTCTGGCTGCGCAAAAAACTCGAGCGCCGCTGGTAGCGGCCGACAAACGGGATTATCTTCCGATGACTACAATGACCCTGGACGCCGCCGGCCAAGCCGGAGCCGCGAAACCCAAAACGGTAGAACGAGAGACAGTGGATACCCAGAGAAAGGTAACCGAAACCGTCGGTCGGCCACTGTGCGACAACGCCAAGCTGCGCATGCGCAACGTCAATGTCTTCTACGGCGAGGCCCAGGCGATTCACAATGTGAGCCTGGATATCGGCCGCAACGAAGTGGTGGCGATGATCGGACCCTCCGGCTGCGGCAAGTCCACATTCCTGCGCTGCCTCAACCGCATGAACGACACCATCGAAGGGTGTCGCGTCGAGGGCGAACTCACCCTCGACGGCGAGCCGATCTACGGCCCCAAAGTCGACGTGGTGCCGCTGCGCGCGCGGGTGGGCATGGTGTTTCAGAAGCCGAATCCCTTCCCCAAGTCCATCTACGACAACGTCGCCTACGGCCCCAAGATCCACGGTATCGCCAGCCGGCGCGCGGAACTGGACGAGATCGTCGAGAACAGCCTGCGCCGCGCCGGCCTGTGGAACGAGGTAAAGGACCGTTTGGACAAGCCCGGCACCGGCCTTTCCGGCGGCCAGCAGCAGCGCCTGTGTATCGCCCGCGCCATCGCCGTGAGCCCGGAGGTGATCCTGATGGACGAGCCCTGCTCCGCCCTGGACCCCATCGCCACCGCGCGCATCGAAGAGCTGATCGACGAGCTGCGGGAGAACTACACTATCGCCATCGTCACCCACTCCATGCAGCAGGCCGCGAGGGTCAGTCAGCGCACCGCCTATTTTCACCTGGGGCACCTGGTGGAGGTGAACGACACTGAAACGGTGTTTACCAACCCGCAACACGAATTGACCGAGGCCTATATCACCGGCCGTTTCGGCTGAGGCAACCAACTCCCTGAGAACCACTATGGACATGCATTTCGACCAACACATCTCCCGCCAATTTAACGAGGACCTGGAAAGCATCAAGACCGAGATGCTGGAAATGGGCGGCATGGTGGCGCGCCAGGTGGCTGACGCGGTGGATTCACTGGCCAACGCCGACAGCGAACTGGCGGAAAAGGTGCTGCGCATCGAAGAGGAAATCGACAAGCGCGAAATGGCCCTGGACGAGCACGCCACGCTGATTATCGCCAAGCGCCAGCCCGCCGCCTCCGACCTGCGCATGGTGATGTCGGTGATCCGCATCGCCCGCGACCTGGAGCGGGTCGGCGACGAGGCGAGCAAGATCGCCAAGATGGCCATCGCACTCACCGACGAGGGTTCCGCGCCGCGCGGTTACACCGAGATCCGCCATATCGCCAGCGCCGTGCGCAGGATGCTCAACGACTCCCTCGACGCCTATACCCGCTTCGATGTGAAATCCGCGATGGACACCCTCGCGGAAGACGAGCAGGTGGACATGGATTACCGCACCGCGGTGCGCGAGCTGATCACCTACATGATGGAAGACCCGCGCAGTATCTCGCGGGTGATCAACGTCCTCTGGACCCTGCGCTCCCTGGAGCGTATCGGCGATCACGCCAAGAATATCTGCGAGCAGGTGGTCTACCTGGTGGAGGGCGCCGACATCCGCCACGGCCATGAGGACAAGCTGAAAAAGGCCTGATGCCGGGAGCGCCGAGCCCCAGCTCGGCAAGCGGGCCGCAGGCCCGCCCTCTGCAGGAGCTTGTTTGTGAAATGAAATACATCTTCGAAGTCCGCATCAAGGAAGGTCACACCGCCGAGGAATACGCCGAGGCCTGGGTGCGCGCCTCCGAACTGATCCAGCGCGCCCCCGGCGCCAGGGGCACCGAGCTGCGTCGGAAAATCGGCGACCCCAATACCCTGATCGCCATCGCCAGCTGGAACAGCAAGGCGGACAGGGATGCCATGGAAGCCCGGCACAACCCCGGGATCGACGAGATTATCCGCAGCGCCGCCCCCTTCGTGGAAGTCCGCCCACTGGGCGAATTCGAGGAGCCCGAGTGGGTAGTGGAGCCCCCCGATACTAAGTTGGAGGGATCAGCGGATAGTTAACGGGGTACCCCTGGGAACGCCGAGCTCCAGCTCGGCTTGCGGGCCATCAGCCCGCCCCGTTGCAGCACTCTGATTTCGTAAATAACGCTACTCCACAATCTCATAATTCCCCTTCAACGCCGCCAGGTTATCCGGCAAATACAAAATAGGCGTCAACTTCACAAAGGTGCTGGTGGACTCCACCAGATGCAGTTTCTCGCACTCCTTCAGATCCACCACGGACTTGTGAACCCTGGGCTTGATTGCGGACTTCTCCCCGTCCCTGGAAACGTAGACATCTCGAAGGTACTTCTTGAACCCCTCGCCGTGGTAGTGCAGATGTATCCTGTCGTTGATCAGGTCTACCTGCGTATGCCTATCCAGTTCCGTCTGGTCGAACTGCACCGGATTGCCGGGAAAATATTCCCGCAGGCGCTTCACCATAAAGTTCAGGGAGATTTTTCCCAGTTCATTCAGCCGGTAGCCGCCGCCCACGTCCGAGTGCACGCCGGGGAACCAGACTTCCTCCACCTTTTCATCATGGTTGCACAGGGTGGGCACGAAGGGCTCGCGGCTCTCGTCCAGGCTGACACAGTGCACCACCCGCCGGATGTTCTCCGCCACTCGGAGGTTGCGGAACAGGTTGAGTTTCTGCAGCTTGATAAATCCCAGGTTCACCGGCACGCCGAAGGCGCCCACCGTGTCGAAGATACCCAGGAACTGGACGTCCACCGCTTCGTCATCCGGCACCCCGCCGTCGTAGCGCAGGAAATATTCCTCCAGAACCCCGTCGTTATCGTTCTTTTCGAAAGTGGCCGTAAGCCGGGAAAGAATACCGTATTTGTGGATTTTCGCCGCCAATAGCCGCGCGCAGGCGGCGCCGCGGCTGAATCCGAAAATGCTGATGGAATCCCCGGGGGCGTAGTGATCCACCAGTTGTACATAGGCGTGGTCGCGGATGCGCTTTTCCCCGGCGCCGAAGGCACCTTCGTAGAAGGTACCCAGGGCGCCGTTGTCCTCGTCGTTGCCCACACCGCGGAAATACAACGCCACTTGGTTTTCGCTCTCGATGCGGTGGGGAATGTCGTCTTCGTGCAGCGTGCCGGCGATGGAGCGGAACATCCGGTAGATGTTGGTGGTGATTCCGTCGCCATCCTTGCCGTCCTCATCGTTCCAGGTGCCGTCTAGGAAGATCAGGATATGCTTGGGGCTGGCGGAGGCGGGTTTTTTACTGAACTCCTTTGTGTAGCTTGTCATTTTTATTTCCTTTGGTTTTTCAGAGGTTCCTTAGCTTCCAGCCGCAACCACTTTTCTGTTGTCGGTCAACATCAGCGACAACAATAATCCCCAGCATCAGGAACTGTCCGAAAACAGACGCCTCCTGCGGCCGGACAAACTGGGGATTAAAAGGCGAGAAAGAAATTGGCGGTTCTGGGATTCAGCACCACGGAGAGATTTATCTTTTAGGGTTTTCTGGTGCCGGGCAGTACTTGTGCCGCCGCATCAAAGGTAAATACTCCGGAAAGCCGTTCGCCGGAATCCCGCGCATAGGAATGCGCCTTGTTGACAATCAGGGCATCGGGAAAGTCCGCCAGCTTTCTTTTGCCGCCACTTTTTACCGATCTGGCCTTGCGGTAGTCGCACAGGGCGCGCCATACCGTCTGACCGTCTTCGAAATGGATATTGGGTTCTTCAAACAGGGCGTTGATTACCCGGATTATGGCGTCCCTGTCGAGTTTGTATTTCTTGCCTTTGAGGGTCCAAATGGTTTCCGCCAGCACTACATCGGTTACCAGCACCGATTGTGAGCCGTTGATCAATGTGGAGGCCTTCCTGCTCTGGGTTTCGTTATCGGCGAGCAGGTAGCGTAGCAATACATTGGTGTCTATCGCGATCACGAGGCGAGGCCGCTCTCCAGGGAGGCCTCGTCGCTGATCCGGGAATCGATTTTCCGCCCGGACAGAATCCCTTTTGCCGCACCGGCCTTTTTCTTCACGATGGTTATATGGCCCTCGTTGTCCACATAGCTTTCGAATTCGTCCCCCGGGCCTATGCCCGCCAGGCGGCACTGTTCGATCGGCAGGGTGATTTGCCTTTTGGCGCTGACTTTTGGCATGGGATCTCTCTTTGCGGATCACTATTTGGTAAAGGTTGGTCCAATCTTTACCAAATGTCAAACAGTAAAGAATTTTGCCATGTCAGCCCTTGTTGCCAATCGCCTGCATCCGCGCCTGGGCCTTGCTGCCGATCTCCCCGCCCGCCTGTGCAGCAGTTTGGTAGTGGCTGTAAGCGTTCCGTACGTTGCCCTGCTTTTCGTTGACCTGCCCCAGGTAATAGTGGGCGTGGGCGGTTTCCAGGTAGCGCAGTGAGCGCTCCAGGTCGCGCTCGGCGGCGGTGTAGTTGTTCAACTGGGCGCTGGCCATGCCGCGCTTGAGCCAGTTGGAGAAGAGTCCGGGATTTTTCTGCACCGCGCTGTCGTAGGCTTTGTGGGCATTCCGGTACTGTTTCTTGTGCGCCAGAAGGTCTCCCTCCAGGGCGTAGAAGGAGGCCTCCTTGGGCTGCTGCCGCTGGGCCTGGCGCACCAGGCTGAGGGCGCGGTCGTACTGCTTTTTGTTAATCGCTGCCAGGGCGTCGTCGTAGCTCTGGTAGGCATCGGCGTCGCGCTTCAGCTGGGCGATGGCCCTCTGGTATTGCGCGCGGTTGGTGGCGCCCTTGGGCAGTCCCTCGGCGTGCTTGATATTGGCGTCGACCCGCGACTGGGACGGCGGGTGGCTGGCAAACAGGGCCTGCAGACCGCTGGCCTTTTTGCCCTTGGAGAGCTGCACAAATTTGCGTTGCAGGCGCACCGCGCCCTGGGGGTCGTAGCCCGCGGCGGCCATGTATTTCATGCCGTAGCGGTCGGACTCCAGCTCGTTCTCGCGGCCGTAGCGGGCGATATAGGCGGTGCCGCCCAGCTGGCCGCCGAGGGAGACCAGGTCGCCATAGGCGGTTTCCTTGGTGGCCGCCCCCAGCACCGCCAGGCCCGCGCCCAGCACCTGCTGTTGGGACATGGCCGCGGCGGAGTGGCGCGCGGCGGCGTGCACGATTTCGTGGCCGAGCACCGCGGCCAGCTCCGCCTCGTCCTCCAGCAGCACCAGCAGCCCGCGGTTCACCGCGATCTTGCCGCCGGGCAGCGCCCAGGCGTTGGGCACCGAGTTGTTCAGCACCACGAACTCGTAGGGCAGCTGCGGCTGGTCGGACACCCGCGCCAGCTTCTGGCCCACCCGGTTCACATAGTCCTGCAGCGATTTGTCCAGGATGTACTGGCCGCCCTGTTGCTGCTGGTTGATCGGGTACTGCTGCTCGCCCAGGGCCAGCTCCTGGCCCTGGGATATCAGCGACAGTTCTTTCTTACCGGTGACCGGGTTGACCGCACAACCGGCCAGTAGAGATATGGCCACGGTGGTGGCGGTTATCAGTGCGCGCGAGATCATCGTCTCCTCCCTGTATAATGCCTGGCCAGCTATTTTACACAACTAATACCCGATACAGGGGGAGCGGGGTTATGACGGCACTGCAGGTAATCGAATTGTTCGCCGGCACCAGTCCGGACGGCGAGCCGGTGGTGGAACGCCTGCAGGTGCGGGTGAATGAGGACGAC carries:
- a CDS encoding AbrB/MazE/SpoVT family DNA-binding domain-containing protein, coding for MPKVSAKRQITLPIEQCRLAGIGPGDEFESYVDNEGHITIVKKKAGAAKGILSGRKIDSRISDEASLESGLAS
- a CDS encoding TRAP transporter large permease subunit, with the protein product MIELVPLLMFLAVCGLLMFGYPVAFTLGGTALLAAGLGIVSGVFDPELLRAFPDRLYGIMQNGTLMAVPLFVLMGVMLERARIAEELLVNLARVFSRVPAGMAVSVVVVGALLAASTGIVGATVVTMGLMSLPTMLKRGYSPTLASGTICATGTLGQIIPPSIALVLLGDTLSNAYQRAQLSAGIFNPQPVSVGDLFVGAIIPGLLLVAAYIIYLLFVARHQPADTGDDGEVNLSQILMSLLPPIALMLLVLGSIITGIATPTEAAAVGALGSGLLAYSRGALKWQRAGEVGRSTLQVTAMVFAILIGASLFSLVFRGYDGEELVTSFFTNLPGGVIGATLLVMLAIFLLGFILDFIEITFVVVPIVGPVLLAMGVDPVWLGIMIAINLQTSFLTPPFGFALFYLRGVAPESVATAAIYRGVMPFIAIQLLVLCLLAIWPALATWLPGALG
- the phoU gene encoding phosphate signaling complex protein PhoU, with amino-acid sequence MRTTMDMHFDQHISRQFNEDLESIKTEMLEMGGMVARQVADAVDSLANADSELAEKVLRIEEEIDKREMALDEHATLIIAKRQPAASDLRMVMSVIRIARDLERVGDEASKIAKMAIALTDEGSAPRGYTEIRHIASAVRRMLNDSLDAYTRFDVKSAMDTLAEDEQVDMDYRTAVRELITYMMEDPRSISRVINVLWTLRSLERIGDHAKNICEQVVYLVEGADIRHGHEDKLKKA
- the pstB gene encoding phosphate ABC transporter ATP-binding protein PstB, translating into MRNVNVFYGEAQAIHNVSLDIGRNEVVAMIGPSGCGKSTFLRCLNRMNDTIEGCRVEGELTLDGEPIYGPKVDVVPLRARVGMVFQKPNPFPKSIYDNVAYGPKIHGIASRRAELDEIVENSLRRAGLWNEVKDRLDKPGTGLSGGQQQRLCIARAIAVSPEVILMDEPCSALDPIATARIEELIDELRENYTIAIVTHSMQQAARVSQRTAYFHLGHLVEVNDTETVFTNPQHELTEAYITGRFG
- a CDS encoding DUF2235 domain-containing protein; amino-acid sequence: MTSYTKEFSKKPASASPKHILIFLDGTWNDEDGKDGDGITTNIYRMFRSIAGTLHEDDIPHRIESENQVALYFRGVGNDEDNGALGTFYEGAFGAGEKRIRDHAYVQLVDHYAPGDSISIFGFSRGAACARLLAAKIHKYGILSRLTATFEKNDNDGVLEEYFLRYDGGVPDDEAVDVQFLGIFDTVGAFGVPVNLGFIKLQKLNLFRNLRVAENIRRVVHCVSLDESREPFVPTLCNHDEKVEEVWFPGVHSDVGGGYRLNELGKISLNFMVKRLREYFPGNPVQFDQTELDRHTQVDLINDRIHLHYHGEGFKKYLRDVYVSRDGEKSAIKPRVHKSVVDLKECEKLHLVESTSTFVKLTPILYLPDNLAALKGNYEIVE
- a CDS encoding M48 family metalloprotease — protein: MISRALITATTVAISLLAGCAVNPVTGKKELSLISQGQELALGEQQYPINQQQQGGQYILDKSLQDYVNRVGQKLARVSDQPQLPYEFVVLNNSVPNAWALPGGKIAVNRGLLVLLEDEAELAAVLGHEIVHAAARHSAAAMSQQQVLGAGLAVLGAATKETAYGDLVSLGGQLGGTAYIARYGRENELESDRYGMKYMAAAGYDPQGAVRLQRKFVQLSKGKKASGLQALFASHPPSQSRVDANIKHAEGLPKGATNRAQYQRAIAQLKRDADAYQSYDDALAAINKKQYDRALSLVRQAQRQQPKEASFYALEGDLLAHKKQYRNAHKAYDSAVQKNPGLFSNWLKRGMASAQLNNYTAAERDLERSLRYLETAHAHYYLGQVNEKQGNVRNAYSHYQTAAQAGGEIGSKAQARMQAIGNKG
- a CDS encoding PstS family phosphate ABC transporter substrate-binding protein — encoded protein: MNKRPASKKLVASALAALTIAASQAALAARDHISIVGSSTVYPFTTTVAERFSRATQFKTPVVESTGTGGGMKLFCQGVGENTADITGASRRIKQSELDMCNENGVDVVEVQIGYDGIVLANAKSAEPFELSRRDIFLALAKDVPNPDGSETLVPNPYKTWKDVNPALPAHKIEVLGPPPTSGTRDAFAELAMEGGCKSFDWIAAKKKEDKNAYKAICHNVREDGAYVEAGENDNLIVNKLVANPNALGIFGFSFLDQNADKVQGSLIEGREPTFESIADQSYPVSRPLFIYAKKAHVNVVPGVKQFLAEFTSERAWGDDGYLADKGMIPLPAAKRQQVVADVRKLNALTNLAAKN
- the pstA gene encoding phosphate ABC transporter permease PstA, with translation MTDLTQAQVRERIERRLASRHRKEKLFRGLGIASIAFGVLAVVVLFTDIISKGSGAFVQSAIELRVHYDEQVLGIDKVDDESLAWANFDGVIRQALLQRFPEVSGRKEKRELYSLVSTGAPFTLRDRLKADPELLGQSETLWLAADDDVDTFVKSLDDSKNGFRGRTSDQKAGWIQQLMESGELKKRFNTTFFTNGDSREPEQAGIRAALVGSLLTMLVTLLLSFPIGVSAAIYLEEYAPKNRWTDLIEVNINNLAAVPSIVFGLLGLAIFINFFELPRSAPLVGGLVLTLMTLPTIIITSRASLKSVPPSIREAAMGMGASRMQVVFHHVLPLALPGMLTGAIIGMAQALGETAPLLMIGMVAFIVDVPGGITDPATVLPVQIYLWADSPERAFVERTSAAIMVLLAVLIAMNTSAVWLRKKLERRW
- a CDS encoding TRAP transporter small permease subunit encodes the protein MSPLLRGARGLDHLARATGGLLGWFTLAMVLLQSAVVLLRYGFNGGSVALQDSVVYLHGAVFMLGLAYALYTGAHVRVDVFYRRMSPRRRAWVDAVGTLVFLLPLCAFIAIGSWHFAAASWAVRETSSSAGGLPGVFLLKSLIPLAAATLALQGLAELARALAQLMEVEATPTPRAPAAAPSAAEEIGV
- the pstC gene encoding phosphate ABC transporter permease subunit PstC, with the translated sequence MQTPTLFALLLLLVLVAYGTGFSRALAAARSRGGVRNLASLPSYYGLHTALWCGLPALLLLGAWLAFDNAIIRAMVMNSIPDRPETAAGQNLLYAQIQNLAAGNLFGEATPELQAAGDRLNSLRSGASMLQAALTLILALGLGAFALLRFSPELRAREKVEKVLRAVLLACACAAIFTTVGILLSVLFESLRFFQSVPVTEFLFGLHWSPQMALRADQVGSSGAFGAVPLFTGTLMVSAIAMFVAVPVGLMSAIYLAEYASKRVRALAKPLLEILAGVPTVVYGFFAALTVAPFIRDLATSVGLQASSESALAAGLVMGIMIIPFVSSLSDDVINAVPQSLRDGALGLGSTRSETVRKVVIPAALPGIVGGVLLAVSRAIGETMIVVMAAGLAANLTANPLESVTTVTVQIVTLLVGDQEFDSPKTLAAFALGLMLFLSTLVLNFIALHVVRKYREQYD
- a CDS encoding antibiotic biosynthesis monooxygenase is translated as MKYIFEVRIKEGHTAEEYAEAWVRASELIQRAPGARGTELRRKIGDPNTLIAIASWNSKADRDAMEARHNPGIDEIIRSAAPFVEVRPLGEFEEPEWVVEPPDTKLEGSADS
- a CDS encoding type II toxin-antitoxin system VapC family toxin — its product is MIAIDTNVLLRYLLADNETQSRKASTLINGSQSVLVTDVVLAETIWTLKGKKYKLDRDAIIRVINALFEEPNIHFEDGQTVWRALCDYRKARSVKSGGKRKLADFPDALIVNKAHSYARDSGERLSGVFTFDAAAQVLPGTRKP